One stretch of Corynebacterium auriscanis DNA includes these proteins:
- a CDS encoding nucleoside hydrolase, producing MTTTAATSTHATGDCSTPRRIILDCDPGHDDAIAMLLAWGNPNIDLIAVTTVAGNQTLEKVTANARALARVGKITGVPFAAGADRPLVAPQLIPEAIHGESGLDGPQLPEAGVELEKAHAIELMAHIIEQAEPGTIRLVPTGSLTNIALFARTYPHLVERVAGVTLMGGGHHTGNMTPAAEFNILADPEAAKIVFDAAWPVTMVGLDVTHKVLAVPARMKQIREVGTDVAEFVAELVEFFGTSYMDLRRYPGPPLHDALAVAAVADPEVLTTVAAPVAVETRGEFTRGMTVVDLRRTWGAQHQTAENPGDPSALGLSDDYAAAGLETYGEMQEPVRHRVGVDVDVERFFDLLVDALRRIGNTGFRG from the coding sequence ATGACGACCACCGCAGCTACCAGCACCCACGCAACGGGAGACTGTTCCACCCCGCGCCGGATCATCCTAGACTGCGATCCCGGCCACGATGACGCCATTGCCATGCTTTTGGCCTGGGGGAATCCCAACATCGACCTGATTGCGGTCACCACTGTGGCAGGTAACCAAACGCTCGAAAAGGTCACCGCCAACGCGCGGGCTCTTGCCCGCGTGGGCAAGATCACCGGTGTGCCCTTCGCTGCTGGAGCTGACCGCCCCCTGGTTGCACCCCAGCTGATCCCCGAGGCCATCCACGGTGAAAGTGGCTTGGATGGACCGCAGTTGCCAGAGGCGGGCGTCGAATTAGAAAAAGCCCACGCAATTGAGCTGATGGCGCACATTATCGAACAAGCGGAACCGGGGACAATCAGGCTGGTACCCACCGGGTCACTTACGAATATTGCGCTCTTCGCACGCACGTACCCACACCTCGTGGAACGTGTGGCCGGGGTGACACTCATGGGTGGCGGGCACCACACCGGCAACATGACCCCCGCGGCAGAGTTCAACATCCTGGCCGACCCCGAGGCGGCCAAGATCGTGTTTGATGCCGCCTGGCCTGTGACGATGGTGGGATTGGACGTCACGCACAAGGTGCTCGCCGTGCCCGCGCGGATGAAGCAGATCCGGGAAGTGGGCACCGATGTGGCGGAGTTCGTGGCAGAACTCGTGGAATTCTTCGGCACGTCCTACATGGACCTGCGCCGCTACCCGGGACCACCGTTGCACGATGCCCTTGCCGTCGCCGCCGTTGCCGACCCAGAGGTACTAACCACGGTGGCAGCACCCGTCGCAGTAGAAACTCGCGGTGAATTCACCCGCGGAATGACAGTCGTGGACCTTCGCCGCACTTGGGGCGCACAGCACCAGACTGCGGAGAACCCCGGTGATCCTTCTGCGTTGGGCCTATCTGATGACTACGCGGCCGCGGGATTGGAAACTTACGGCGAAATGCAGGAACCGGTGCGTCACCGTGTGGGTGTGGATGTTGATGTGGAACGTTTCTTTGATCTTTTAGTCGACGCCCTACGCCGAATCGGCAACACAGGTTTTCGAGGTTAA
- a CDS encoding MFS transporter encodes MTTPAALTTADPIDSRKGGLPLLMAVLITAAVAFQLNASMLSPVLRTMAEELNTDESTVGLSQTAFFTGGAMCGLFLPRLSDIIGRRKVLIVMLAVMAVGGIIAALAPNVGVLMAARAMQGIAGPTIPMTLIILRSQVKEEVRLGTLMGLIAAVNGGVAGLDVLISGWMAENWGFRSVFWLIGIIGAIATAVVAMWAPESKPSDNVKMDWLGAVLLVISVLSLTMAANEIGKASLPAGANWMLVGWLILGGLLVFALFWAWENKHDQPLVAPKYLRLRQTWALLLTTVLTMTGVFAAVNGVAISLAQNADAGFGMKPDFASLVMLTPYALVGWFVGPFAGRLAPKIGYSRLIRIANLASALLLLVLAFVGVHSKLTLIAVVILLGVTYAGIGNIVLNNLGVVNSPKDYEGFLPGMNSAAFNLGAGLSFAILPVFMVAGSPAGSDSTAGYTTAFIAGAVVLGVSVLTSMLIPKTTTSELDGALVTATS; translated from the coding sequence ATGACCACGCCAGCTGCCCTAACCACTGCAGATCCCATTGACTCGAGGAAAGGTGGTTTGCCGCTGCTCATGGCGGTGCTGATCACCGCCGCCGTCGCGTTCCAGCTCAATGCCTCCATGTTGTCACCGGTGCTTCGCACCATGGCCGAAGAGCTGAATACTGACGAATCCACCGTGGGCCTATCCCAAACCGCGTTTTTCACCGGCGGTGCCATGTGTGGCCTATTCCTGCCACGCCTGTCGGACATCATCGGCCGACGCAAGGTGCTGATCGTAATGCTGGCGGTGATGGCCGTTGGCGGAATCATCGCAGCTCTGGCCCCGAATGTGGGCGTGTTGATGGCTGCGCGCGCCATGCAGGGCATCGCCGGTCCCACCATCCCAATGACGTTGATCATCTTGCGCAGCCAGGTGAAAGAAGAAGTGCGTCTAGGCACACTCATGGGCCTTATCGCTGCCGTCAACGGTGGCGTGGCCGGTTTGGACGTTCTGATCTCCGGCTGGATGGCTGAGAACTGGGGCTTCCGTTCCGTGTTTTGGCTGATCGGCATTATCGGCGCCATCGCCACCGCGGTTGTGGCCATGTGGGCGCCCGAATCGAAGCCTTCCGACAACGTGAAGATGGATTGGCTGGGAGCGGTTTTGCTGGTGATCTCCGTGCTCTCGCTGACCATGGCCGCCAATGAGATCGGCAAGGCCTCCCTGCCCGCTGGTGCAAACTGGATGCTGGTGGGGTGGTTGATCTTGGGTGGCTTGCTGGTGTTTGCCTTGTTCTGGGCATGGGAAAACAAGCACGACCAGCCACTGGTTGCACCGAAGTACCTGCGCCTGCGCCAAACATGGGCGCTGCTGCTTACCACAGTGTTGACGATGACCGGCGTGTTCGCAGCCGTCAACGGCGTGGCAATCTCTCTGGCACAAAACGCCGATGCGGGATTCGGCATGAAGCCCGACTTCGCCAGCCTTGTGATGCTCACACCTTATGCACTGGTCGGCTGGTTCGTCGGCCCCTTCGCAGGCCGTCTAGCGCCAAAAATTGGTTACTCCCGCTTGATCCGCATCGCCAACCTAGCCTCCGCACTACTGCTGCTGGTGTTGGCCTTTGTGGGCGTGCACTCCAAGCTAACGCTCATCGCCGTGGTGATCCTGCTGGGTGTTACTTACGCGGGCATCGGAAACATCGTCCTGAACAACCTGGGTGTGGTGAATTCCCCGAAGGATTACGAGGGATTCCTGCCAGGTATGAACTCCGCAGCCTTCAACCTAGGCGCCGGACTATCCTTCGCTATCTTGCCGGTTTTCATGGTAGCCGGATCTCCGGCCGGATCGGATTCCACGGCGGGTTACACCACCGCGTTCATCGCCGGGGCAGTGGTGTTGGGAGTAAGCGTGCTGACCAGCATGCTCATCCCGAAAACCACCACCTCCGAACTCGATGGGGCACTAGTTACCGCTACCTCGTAG
- a CDS encoding NADPH-dependent F420 reductase, whose translation MKTIGFIGAGLIGATVARLSVQAGYNVVMSNSRDPRTLLPLTQALGPNARVATAEEAAEAGDIVVVTIPLNALKDIPTEPLKGKVVIDTSNYYEQRDGFIEELASRKITTSQILQDRVPEAKVVKTFNNINFRHLGELARPADANERTSLVIAGDDESAKDEVRRFLDSIGYGTVDAGPLSEGWRYDNGQPAYGQPYLPEGANPTSLLDMGPGHLATDEEIKKALEAATR comes from the coding sequence ATGAAGACGATTGGTTTTATCGGAGCGGGCCTGATCGGAGCCACGGTTGCGCGTTTGTCAGTGCAGGCGGGTTACAACGTGGTGATGAGTAATTCCCGTGATCCTCGCACGCTGCTGCCCCTAACGCAGGCTCTGGGCCCCAACGCTCGGGTAGCCACCGCGGAAGAGGCCGCTGAGGCGGGCGATATCGTTGTGGTGACCATCCCCTTGAATGCTCTGAAGGATATTCCAACCGAGCCGCTAAAGGGCAAGGTTGTCATCGACACCAGTAACTACTACGAGCAGCGCGATGGGTTCATTGAGGAGCTCGCTAGCCGTAAGATCACGACCTCACAGATTCTGCAGGACCGCGTGCCGGAGGCGAAGGTTGTGAAGACATTTAACAACATCAACTTCCGTCACCTGGGTGAATTGGCCCGCCCGGCCGATGCCAACGAACGGACGTCGCTGGTCATCGCTGGTGATGATGAATCCGCCAAGGACGAGGTTCGCCGGTTCTTGGACTCGATTGGTTACGGCACGGTCGATGCGGGTCCGTTGTCGGAAGGCTGGCGCTATGACAACGGGCAACCTGCTTACGGCCAGCCTTACCTGCCAGAGGGTGCGAATCCCACCTCGCTATTGGATATGGGCCCAGGTCACTTGGCCACTGACGAGGAAATCAAGAAGGCGCTGGAAGCTGCTACGAGGTAG
- a CDS encoding bile acid:sodium symporter family protein has translation MRKSDHTTPSVIQRVLSYRPDLLIILIVVAVIAALIVPVRGEAADVADWVVKIAIGLLFFLYGARLSPQEALKGLLHWKLHLLIMIFTFVMFPLIGLTMYPLKAVVGEEMYLGILFCTLVPSTVQSSVAFTSIARGHVAASIVAASVSSLVGVVFTPLLVLLLMSNSGGLHIDASTFINIAVQLLLPFVVGQVLRPWVHKFAASPLTKKVDQISIGLVVYTSFSEGVVEGVWSSVSWMTLIGLVIGSVVLVYLLLSITGFVARTMGFNYQDQVAIQFAGTKKSLASGLPMAAVMFGSGGLGLLILPLMIFHQVQLIICSMRASTYLAKWVDEGAGPDGRDKIAEDARTW, from the coding sequence ATGAGAAAGTCCGATCACACAACCCCCAGCGTGATCCAGCGGGTGCTTAGCTACCGGCCGGATCTCCTCATCATCCTCATTGTGGTCGCGGTGATTGCCGCGCTCATTGTTCCAGTTCGTGGTGAAGCTGCCGACGTTGCCGATTGGGTCGTGAAGATCGCAATTGGCCTGTTGTTCTTCCTCTACGGCGCACGGTTGAGCCCCCAGGAAGCTCTGAAAGGCCTGCTGCACTGGAAGCTGCACCTCCTGATCATGATCTTTACATTCGTCATGTTCCCGCTCATCGGGTTGACGATGTACCCTCTCAAGGCCGTGGTCGGCGAGGAAATGTACCTGGGTATCCTGTTTTGCACCCTCGTTCCCTCCACTGTGCAGTCTTCCGTAGCATTCACCTCTATCGCACGTGGCCACGTTGCCGCGTCCATCGTCGCCGCCAGCGTTTCTTCCCTGGTGGGTGTGGTGTTTACACCGCTGCTGGTGCTTCTTCTCATGAGCAACTCCGGGGGCCTTCATATCGACGCCTCCACGTTCATCAACATCGCCGTTCAATTGTTGCTTCCGTTTGTGGTGGGGCAGGTGCTGCGCCCATGGGTGCACAAGTTCGCGGCATCTCCACTGACGAAAAAGGTGGATCAGATCTCCATTGGATTGGTGGTGTACACGAGCTTCTCCGAAGGCGTGGTTGAAGGTGTGTGGAGCTCCGTAAGCTGGATGACCTTGATCGGGTTAGTCATTGGCTCTGTGGTGCTGGTGTACCTGCTGCTATCAATCACCGGCTTCGTGGCCCGCACGATGGGCTTCAATTACCAAGACCAAGTGGCGATCCAATTTGCCGGGACAAAGAAGTCTCTGGCCTCTGGTTTGCCGATGGCTGCCGTGATGTTCGGTTCCGGTGGCTTGGGGCTACTGATTCTGCCGCTGATGATTTTCCACCAAGTGCAATTGATTATCTGTTCGATGCGGGCTTCTACCTACCTGGCGAAATGGGTAGACGAAGGAGCCGGCCCCGATGGGCGGGACAAGATCGCTGAGGACGCGCGGACGTGGTAG
- a CDS encoding MFS transporter, with translation MAERTESARLRASVARAEEHDGGDSATDRKRMTKTIIAASSGNLVEWFDFYTYAFFSVYFAERFFAGTGQTGALMSTAAIFFVGFLMRPLGGYIFGRIADRQGRKKSMLIAILMMCAGSLALASLPTAATVGALAPVLLLLVRCVQGLSVGGEYGSVATYMSEIAPPGKRGFYSSFQYVTLIGGQLLASLVALIMSTVLTEDQISNGWWRLPFVLGAIAALVSLWLRNTLEETVDESSTTKNDSGSLRELLSYPRPVLVVLGITAVGSLTFYTFTTYMQKFLINTNDISKAETTRIMTACLFLFMLLQPAVGWLSDRIGRKNTMLIYIIAMVILPIPFFKILTGQQNVWIAGGLVFFVLVFVSFYTSISGILKAEMFPTHVRGLGVGFTYAVGNSLFGGSAEYAALGLKNINLAWVFPIYVSVVALIGLIAVITMRDDRIHSTIDNQ, from the coding sequence ATGGCTGAACGAACCGAGAGCGCAAGATTAAGGGCGTCAGTGGCTAGGGCTGAGGAACACGATGGTGGCGATTCTGCTACTGATCGTAAGCGGATGACTAAAACAATCATCGCGGCTTCCAGCGGCAACCTGGTGGAATGGTTCGACTTCTACACATATGCATTTTTCAGCGTGTACTTTGCCGAGAGATTCTTCGCCGGAACCGGCCAAACTGGCGCTTTGATGAGTACCGCCGCGATCTTCTTTGTCGGATTCCTTATGCGACCATTGGGTGGGTACATATTCGGGCGAATCGCCGACCGGCAGGGACGTAAGAAGTCCATGCTCATCGCCATATTGATGATGTGCGCTGGTTCATTAGCTCTCGCTTCACTGCCCACGGCCGCGACCGTGGGTGCACTCGCGCCTGTTTTGTTGCTGCTTGTTCGCTGTGTCCAAGGACTGTCCGTGGGTGGAGAATACGGATCTGTTGCAACCTACATGTCTGAGATTGCACCCCCAGGTAAGCGCGGTTTCTATTCATCATTCCAATACGTCACGTTGATTGGTGGCCAGCTTCTTGCCAGCTTGGTAGCGCTCATCATGAGTACCGTGCTGACTGAAGACCAGATATCTAACGGATGGTGGCGCCTACCATTCGTCCTGGGTGCCATTGCTGCTCTGGTTTCCCTATGGTTGCGCAATACACTGGAGGAGACCGTCGACGAAAGCAGTACAACAAAGAATGATTCCGGAAGTCTCCGGGAACTCCTGTCTTACCCACGCCCGGTGCTCGTCGTGCTAGGTATCACTGCAGTAGGGTCCCTAACGTTTTACACATTCACGACCTACATGCAGAAGTTTCTCATCAACACTAATGACATTTCGAAAGCAGAAACCACTCGGATCATGACCGCGTGCCTGTTTCTTTTCATGCTCCTGCAACCAGCCGTCGGGTGGCTCTCCGACAGAATCGGGCGCAAGAACACGATGCTGATCTACATCATTGCAATGGTTATTCTGCCGATCCCATTTTTTAAGATCTTGACAGGGCAGCAAAATGTCTGGATTGCAGGCGGGTTAGTGTTCTTCGTTTTAGTTTTCGTTTCATTTTACACCTCAATTTCAGGCATTCTGAAAGCTGAAATGTTTCCCACACACGTTCGCGGACTCGGCGTGGGCTTCACCTACGCCGTGGGCAATTCCCTCTTCGGTGGGTCCGCAGAATACGCGGCTCTAGGGTTAAAGAACATCAATCTAGCGTGGGTGTTCCCCATTTACGTTTCGGTCGTTGCCCTTATCGGTCTCATTGCAGTCATCACTATGCGTGACGACCGCATCCACTCCACAATCGACAACCAATAA
- a CDS encoding LutC/YkgG family protein, which yields MAAKQTTAKQDILARINSALGPSATGSRPASEPFRSYRRDGSRQGEELRSLLVDRLEDYDATVTIVDEADLPGVIRDLVTGGRSEQGSLEHESNADVESGPDASRDDVIIAPTAVPDEWFRELEGAGLSVLRDGDGSERTGLAGAAGVTSGAGLAGGAGVTSGAGLAGDAGVTSGAGLAGDAGVTSGAGLAGGAGSVGGAGLTDDAGRLGKARAVTADFLTQEQINAAAAVVTGSAVTIADTGTIVLAGAESGRRITTLLPDHHVVVVAESSIVELVPQAITYLREQGLHTEPMTMVSGPSATVDIELIRVHGVHGPRQLDVVIVADR from the coding sequence ATGGCCGCTAAGCAGACAACGGCGAAACAGGATATTCTCGCGCGCATCAATTCTGCCCTTGGGCCTTCCGCCACCGGATCGCGGCCCGCTTCTGAGCCGTTTAGGTCTTATCGCCGCGACGGCTCCAGGCAAGGTGAAGAGCTGCGGTCTTTGCTGGTTGATCGCTTGGAGGATTACGACGCCACCGTGACCATCGTCGACGAAGCCGACCTGCCGGGTGTTATCCGTGACTTGGTGACTGGTGGGAGGTCCGAGCAGGGGTCTCTGGAACATGAATCGAATGCTGATGTGGAATCGGGGCCAGATGCTTCCCGCGATGATGTGATCATTGCGCCCACGGCGGTTCCGGACGAGTGGTTCAGGGAGCTTGAGGGCGCGGGACTTAGCGTGCTGCGGGATGGCGACGGTTCCGAACGCACTGGGCTAGCTGGTGCTGCTGGGGTAACCAGTGGTGCGGGGTTGGCTGGCGGCGCTGGGGTAACCAGTGGTGCGGGGTTGGCTGGTGATGCTGGGGTAACCAGTGGTGCGGGGTTGGCTGGTGATGCTGGGGTAACCAGTGGTGCGGGGTTGGCTGGCGGCGCTGGGTCAGTTGGCGGCGCTGGGCTAACTGATGACGCTGGGCGGCTTGGAAAAGCGCGAGCAGTCACCGCAGATTTCCTAACGCAGGAACAAATCAATGCAGCTGCTGCCGTCGTGACGGGGTCTGCGGTGACTATTGCCGATACAGGCACGATCGTGCTGGCGGGTGCGGAATCTGGGCGTCGAATCACAACATTGCTGCCGGATCATCACGTAGTAGTGGTGGCGGAATCCAGCATCGTAGAACTGGTCCCCCAAGCGATCACTTACCTGCGAGAACAAGGGCTGCACACAGAACCGATGACGATGGTCTCGGGGCCCAGTGCGACCGTGGATATTGAACTAATCCGCGTGCACGGTGTGCATGGGCCGCGGCAGTTAGATGTGGTGATTGTGGCGGATCGCTAA
- a CDS encoding LutB/LldF family L-lactate oxidation iron-sulfur protein, with the protein MKASLNSAKSTPFKGTPLGMPSVRGQGNLFEEYPFPEVAEHEMGNMQMRTNLRHATQTIRSKRAARVAEMPDWQQLRDAGEAIKEDVMARLPELLEQFEQQFTARGGHVHWARDAEEANQIVRQLVEDHAPIGESGQREVIKVKSMATQEIGLNEYLEEHSITAVETDLAELIVQLGGDKPSHILVPAIHRNRDEIRQIFLSQMEDVNPELTNDPEALAEASRKHLRQKFLTTPVAISGANFGIAETGTLSVVESEGNGRMCVTVPETLITVMGIEKLLPTFQDLEVFMQLLPRSSTGERMNPYSSFWTGVSEGDGPHNVHVVLLDNGRTRALADRYGRQALHCIRCSACMNVCPVYERTGGHAYGSVYPGPIGAILTPLLTGVDASENGSLPYASSLCGACFDACPVKINIPEMLVRLRAQDVEQNHPLGGRVPTSQLDVALAGASWMMSDGARMNTVERALPIASGLAPQKGLFNLPGVAGEWTRSRDIPAPPKESFRSWWRRNRGEDN; encoded by the coding sequence ATGAAGGCATCATTGAATTCGGCTAAAAGTACACCGTTCAAGGGCACCCCATTGGGAATGCCATCGGTGCGGGGACAGGGGAATCTGTTCGAGGAATACCCCTTCCCGGAGGTTGCCGAGCACGAAATGGGCAACATGCAGATGCGCACCAACCTGCGGCATGCCACGCAGACGATTCGGAGTAAACGGGCTGCGCGCGTAGCGGAAATGCCAGATTGGCAACAGCTACGCGACGCGGGAGAGGCCATCAAGGAAGATGTGATGGCGCGGTTGCCGGAGCTGTTAGAGCAGTTCGAGCAACAATTCACGGCTCGTGGCGGCCATGTGCACTGGGCGCGGGATGCCGAAGAGGCCAACCAGATTGTGCGGCAACTGGTGGAGGACCACGCGCCGATTGGCGAGAGCGGTCAGCGCGAGGTCATCAAGGTCAAATCGATGGCCACACAGGAAATCGGGCTGAACGAGTACCTAGAAGAGCACAGTATTACAGCAGTAGAGACCGACTTGGCAGAGTTAATTGTGCAGCTGGGCGGGGATAAGCCATCGCATATTCTGGTGCCCGCGATTCACCGCAACCGCGATGAGATTCGCCAGATTTTCCTCAGCCAAATGGAGGATGTCAACCCCGAGCTCACCAATGACCCAGAGGCTTTGGCTGAGGCCAGCCGCAAGCACCTGCGGCAGAAGTTCCTCACCACGCCCGTGGCTATTTCCGGGGCGAACTTTGGAATCGCGGAAACCGGCACATTGTCGGTCGTGGAATCCGAGGGCAACGGGCGTATGTGCGTGACGGTGCCCGAGACTTTGATCACCGTGATGGGCATTGAGAAGCTGCTGCCGACGTTCCAAGACTTAGAAGTGTTCATGCAGCTACTCCCCCGCTCCAGCACTGGTGAGCGCATGAATCCCTATTCGTCGTTCTGGACTGGGGTGTCCGAGGGCGATGGCCCGCACAACGTCCACGTTGTTTTGCTGGATAACGGCCGCACGCGTGCGTTGGCGGATAGGTACGGCCGGCAGGCACTGCACTGTATCCGCTGTTCAGCCTGCATGAACGTGTGCCCGGTATATGAGCGCACGGGTGGGCACGCCTATGGTTCGGTCTACCCAGGGCCAATCGGCGCTATCCTCACTCCCCTCCTGACCGGTGTGGATGCTTCCGAGAATGGGTCACTCCCCTATGCTTCCAGCCTGTGTGGCGCGTGTTTCGATGCGTGCCCAGTGAAGATCAACATTCCGGAGATGCTGGTTCGCTTGCGTGCTCAAGATGTGGAGCAGAATCATCCGCTGGGCGGGCGCGTACCCACGTCGCAACTGGATGTGGCACTGGCCGGGGCGTCGTGGATGATGAGCGATGGTGCGCGCATGAATACCGTGGAGCGCGCGTTGCCCATCGCGAGCGGGCTTGCGCCTCAGAAAGGCCTGTTCAACTTACCGGGCGTGGCGGGCGAATGGACCCGATCGCGCGATATTCCCGCCCCGCCGAAGGAGTCTTTCCGCTCGTGGTGGCGGAGAAACCGTGGAGAGGATAATTGA
- a CDS encoding (Fe-S)-binding protein, which yields MKIALFATCIVDAMYPEVAKDTVRILERLGHTVVFPEQQACCGQMHINSGKFAQAYPVVKNHVEAFEGESWDYAVAPSGSCVASLGHQHPMIAQHEGDEDLATRATQIADRTYELAQFLTEICGVDNAADQLGSYFPHAVAYHPSCHGMRLLRLGDRQRDLLESVEGLTLRPIEHEDSCCGFGGTFSVKNSGVSSAMLGDKVEAVIGSQADVCTGGDASCLMHIGGGLSRQGRLTPGVRDTPSAVHMARILASTKENPLRLPAEGGKVTGGSLR from the coding sequence ATGAAAATTGCGCTATTCGCCACGTGCATTGTGGACGCGATGTATCCGGAGGTCGCCAAAGATACGGTGCGTATCCTCGAGCGACTCGGGCACACCGTCGTCTTCCCCGAACAGCAAGCCTGTTGCGGACAGATGCACATCAATTCGGGAAAGTTCGCTCAAGCCTATCCGGTGGTGAAAAACCACGTAGAAGCCTTTGAGGGTGAATCGTGGGACTATGCGGTGGCTCCCAGTGGATCCTGCGTGGCGTCGCTAGGCCACCAGCACCCCATGATCGCCCAGCACGAAGGGGACGAAGACCTGGCGACCCGCGCCACCCAAATTGCAGATCGCACCTATGAATTAGCGCAATTCCTCACCGAAATTTGCGGTGTAGACAACGCGGCAGACCAGTTAGGCAGTTACTTTCCACACGCGGTGGCCTACCACCCGTCATGCCACGGAATGCGCTTGCTGCGTTTGGGTGACCGGCAGCGGGACCTGCTGGAAAGCGTAGAGGGGTTAACCTTGCGCCCCATTGAGCACGAGGATTCTTGCTGCGGATTCGGTGGAACATTTAGCGTGAAGAACTCCGGCGTATCCAGCGCCATGTTGGGTGACAAAGTGGAGGCCGTAATTGGGTCGCAGGCCGATGTGTGCACCGGCGGGGATGCCAGTTGTTTGATGCATATCGGTGGCGGACTGTCGCGCCAGGGACGGCTTACCCCGGGGGTTCGCGACACTCCATCGGCGGTACATATGGCCCGGATTTTGGCGTCGACCAAAGAAAACCCCCTGCGACTGCCAGCAGAAGGGGGCAAAGTGACAGGAGGTTCGCTGCGATGA
- a CDS encoding NUDIX hydrolase, which yields MATPDFILDLRKQVGHAELWLPGVTAIVLKPVENDAPLWAVPEVLLVQRADDGQWTPVTGIVDPREEPHRAAVREVAEETGLTVEPAALLGVGQVGPVEYPNGDVVSYVDTAIRLEVPDPDAPGAFDVHVNDDESTRVDWFPISNMPPMQPRFRLIIADAAAQMKHPQGFRPRMGYVKRN from the coding sequence ATGGCAACACCGGATTTTATTCTCGATCTACGCAAGCAGGTCGGGCACGCAGAACTGTGGTTACCGGGAGTTACGGCTATCGTGTTGAAACCCGTAGAGAACGACGCCCCGCTGTGGGCCGTTCCCGAGGTATTACTGGTTCAACGGGCCGATGACGGGCAGTGGACTCCCGTAACTGGGATCGTGGACCCGCGGGAAGAACCACACCGGGCGGCTGTACGGGAAGTGGCTGAGGAAACCGGTCTGACAGTGGAGCCCGCTGCCCTTCTGGGTGTGGGCCAAGTGGGGCCGGTGGAATACCCCAACGGTGACGTGGTCAGTTACGTGGACACGGCCATTCGCTTAGAGGTTCCGGATCCGGACGCGCCGGGTGCATTTGATGTGCACGTTAACGACGATGAATCAACGCGCGTGGATTGGTTTCCCATCAGCAACATGCCACCCATGCAACCGCGTTTCCGGTTGATCATCGCCGACGCTGCTGCGCAGATGAAACACCCCCAGGGATTCCGTCCCCGGATGGGTTACGTCAAGCGCAACTAA
- a CDS encoding YqgE/AlgH family protein, with protein sequence MVDRSTSSLSDANEPRGSQPQRAVDIRPGDVIYVPPQVIFDDRKRVLAGEVLLVISADEANVAGVYLDQMTTEAVANQLPALAQKLTKPKVFFLGGADVPGAVVAIGQLSADVDVAATGAGDNAAEGAGDDAAEGTENGTEQPSERAFQPAMICDGRALLIDAEERLAQVVITENQDLDVPVENLRLFVGFTELARTELDEWLAEGSVQFQRAVAEDVFGSKPGETWRQLMKRRPFPENLFSTWAEHPERN encoded by the coding sequence ATGGTTGACCGTTCTACTTCTTCTTTATCTGACGCCAACGAGCCCCGCGGCTCCCAACCCCAGCGAGCCGTTGATATTCGCCCGGGTGATGTGATCTACGTGCCTCCTCAGGTGATCTTCGATGATCGTAAGCGCGTGTTAGCCGGCGAGGTTCTGCTGGTCATCAGCGCCGATGAAGCCAACGTGGCAGGGGTGTATCTGGATCAGATGACGACAGAGGCGGTCGCGAACCAATTGCCCGCGCTGGCGCAGAAGCTGACGAAGCCGAAGGTGTTCTTCCTCGGTGGCGCGGATGTGCCGGGTGCAGTAGTGGCTATCGGCCAACTCTCCGCCGATGTCGATGTAGCGGCAACGGGTGCGGGAGATAATGCTGCAGAGGGTGCGGGAGATGATGCTGCAGAGGGGACTGAAAATGGCACGGAGCAACCCTCCGAGCGTGCTTTCCAACCTGCGATGATTTGTGACGGGCGTGCTCTTCTGATTGATGCAGAGGAGCGTTTGGCTCAGGTGGTGATCACCGAGAACCAGGATTTGGATGTGCCGGTGGAAAATCTGCGCCTATTCGTCGGATTCACGGAGTTAGCGCGTACGGAATTGGACGAGTGGCTGGCCGAGGGCTCCGTGCAGTTCCAGCGCGCGGTAGCGGAGGATGTATTCGGTTCTAAGCCGGGTGAGACGTGGCGGCAGTTGATGAAACGCCGCCCATTCCCGGAGAACCTGTTTTCCACGTGGGCAGAACACCCGGAACGCAACTAA